The proteins below are encoded in one region of Rhododendron vialii isolate Sample 1 chromosome 7a, ASM3025357v1:
- the LOC131332018 gene encoding growth-regulating factor 6-like isoform X2 translates to MDLGMLGFEDSVVGSSPPPPPPPCLVSDPETKQKWYHGSGLPKQERSAAISGCTEQQGEYWRASKVAKTDEYYYCFSGSKAMQQQQNRSPLLRSNTTLFSDGQQMLSFSSPNSSNSEETVTLPNYYHPTSNSYSRNNTTGYDMSGVFTGVRGLFTPSQWMELEHQALIYKYITANVPIPSNLLIPIRKALDSAGFSCFSGGLLVPNTLGWGTFRLGYANSTDPEPGRCRRTDGKKWRCSRDAVTDQKYCERHMNRGRHRSRKPVEGGQTGHSVAGSTTTTKFMSMTTSASASLVTGRSTTNGLGLSHHPQLKNLQQPGATNPSASSPNRNFLNKENAGNRIQGDQFSIPKQPNPYEESTRAEFGCVYSDSLLNPLHKTSDSMTESQHSVRQFIDDWPKNPTDRSSISWPTQLSISIPMTASDFTSSTSSPINGKMAHSPLRLSRDLETDSTQMGLGVGSQNQRQANWIPISRETSMGGPLGEVLHRTNSGVGDQQSTSALNLMTDGWDHSPRLGSSPTGVLQKMAFGSVSNSSAGSSPRPENHLSSN, encoded by the exons ATGGATCTTGGCATGTTGGGTTTTGAGGATTCAGTGGTGggttcttctcctcctcctcctcctcctccttgtcTAGTTTCAGATCCTGAGACCAAACAAAAGTGGTACCACGGATCTGGGCTCCCCAAGCAAGAAAGGTCTGCTGCTATTTCTGGGTGCACTGAGCAACAAGGGGAGTACTGGAGGGCCTCGAAAGTGGCCAAGACTGATGAATACTACTACTGCTTCTCTGGCTCCAAGGCaatgcagcagcagcagaacagAAGCCCTTTATTGAGATCTAACACTACTTTGTTCTCTGATGGTCAGCAGATGCTCAGCTTCTCTTCCCCAAATAGTAGTAACTCAGAAGAAACTGTCACATTGCCTAATTACTATCACCCCACATCAAATTCTTATAGTAGAAATAACACCACAG GGTATGATATGAGTGGGGTATTTACAGGGGTAAGAGGCCTATTTACTCCATCACAATGGATGGAGTTAGAACACCAGGCCTTGATCTACAAATACATAACTGCAAATGTGCCCATCCCTTCTAATCTGCTCATTCCCATCAGAAAAGCCCTTGATTCTGCTGGCTTCTCTTGCTTTTCAGGCGGTCTCCTGGTACCCAATACTT TGGGATGGGGTACTTTCCGTCTAGGTTACGCCAACAGCACTGATCCCGAACCTGGGAGGTGTCGTAGGACCGATGGAAAGAAATGGCGATGCTCCAGAGATGCTGTGACCGATCAGAAGTACTGTGAGCGGCACATGAACAGGGGCCGCCATCGTTCAAGAAAGCCTGTGGAAGGAGGCCAGACTGGCCATTCCGTCGCCggatccaccaccaccacaaaattCATGTCTATGACTACCTCTGCTTCCGCATCGTTGGTGACTGGTAGAAGCACAACCAATGGCCTCGGCCTATCGCACCATCCCCAACTCAAGAACCTGCAGCAGCCTGGTGCAACTAATCCTAGTGCTTCTTCCCCCAACAG GAATTTTCTGAACAAAGAGAATGCGGGGAACAGAATTCAAGGGGACCAATTTTCCATTCCAAAACAGCCGAACCCGTATGAAGAATCCACTCGAGCTGAATTTGGATGTGTTTACTCCGATTCCTTGCTCAACCCTTTACACAAAACCTCTGATTCCATGACAGAGTCCCAGCATTCTGTTCGCCAATTCATCGATGATTGGCCCAAGAATCCCACCGATCGATCATCCATATCATGGCCTACCCAACTCTCAATCTCAATACCAATGACAGCCTCAGACTTCACATCCTCCACTTCGTCTCCCATCAACGGAAAAATGGCTCATTCACCGCTGAGGCTGTCGCGAGACCTTGAAACCGATTCAACTCAGATGGGTTTGGGAGTGGGCAGTCAAAACCAAAGACAAGCAAATTGGATTCCTATTTCACGGGAAACTTCCATGGGTGGACCTTTGGGTGAAGTATTGCATAGGACTAATAGCGGTGTTGGGGACCAACAGAGCACGTCGGCTCTGAACCTTATGACCGATGGGTGGGACCATAGCCCCAGGTTAGGTTCGTCTCCTACTGGGGTTTTGCAGAAAATGGCGTTCGGTTCGGTTTCTAATAGCAGTGCTGGGAGTAGTCCCAGACCAGAGAACCATTTGAGCTCCAACTAA
- the LOC131332018 gene encoding growth-regulating factor 6-like isoform X1 — MDLGMLGFEDSVVGSSPPPPPPPCLVSDPETKQKWYHGSGLPKQERSAAISGCTEQQGEYWRASKVAKTDEYYYCFSGSKAMQQQQNRSPLLRSNTTLFSDGQQMLSFSSPNSSNSEETVTLPNYYHPTSNSYSRNNTTGYDMSGVFTGVRGLFTPSQWMELEHQALIYKYITANVPIPSNLLIPIRKALDSAGFSCFSGGLLVPNTLGWGTFRLGYANSTDPEPGRCRRTDGKKWRCSRDAVTDQKYCERHMNRGRHRSRKPVEGGQTGHSVAGSTTTTKFMSMTTSASASLVTGRSTTNGLGLSHHPQLKNLQQPGATNPSASSPNSRNFLNKENAGNRIQGDQFSIPKQPNPYEESTRAEFGCVYSDSLLNPLHKTSDSMTESQHSVRQFIDDWPKNPTDRSSISWPTQLSISIPMTASDFTSSTSSPINGKMAHSPLRLSRDLETDSTQMGLGVGSQNQRQANWIPISRETSMGGPLGEVLHRTNSGVGDQQSTSALNLMTDGWDHSPRLGSSPTGVLQKMAFGSVSNSSAGSSPRPENHLSSN, encoded by the exons ATGGATCTTGGCATGTTGGGTTTTGAGGATTCAGTGGTGggttcttctcctcctcctcctcctcctccttgtcTAGTTTCAGATCCTGAGACCAAACAAAAGTGGTACCACGGATCTGGGCTCCCCAAGCAAGAAAGGTCTGCTGCTATTTCTGGGTGCACTGAGCAACAAGGGGAGTACTGGAGGGCCTCGAAAGTGGCCAAGACTGATGAATACTACTACTGCTTCTCTGGCTCCAAGGCaatgcagcagcagcagaacagAAGCCCTTTATTGAGATCTAACACTACTTTGTTCTCTGATGGTCAGCAGATGCTCAGCTTCTCTTCCCCAAATAGTAGTAACTCAGAAGAAACTGTCACATTGCCTAATTACTATCACCCCACATCAAATTCTTATAGTAGAAATAACACCACAG GGTATGATATGAGTGGGGTATTTACAGGGGTAAGAGGCCTATTTACTCCATCACAATGGATGGAGTTAGAACACCAGGCCTTGATCTACAAATACATAACTGCAAATGTGCCCATCCCTTCTAATCTGCTCATTCCCATCAGAAAAGCCCTTGATTCTGCTGGCTTCTCTTGCTTTTCAGGCGGTCTCCTGGTACCCAATACTT TGGGATGGGGTACTTTCCGTCTAGGTTACGCCAACAGCACTGATCCCGAACCTGGGAGGTGTCGTAGGACCGATGGAAAGAAATGGCGATGCTCCAGAGATGCTGTGACCGATCAGAAGTACTGTGAGCGGCACATGAACAGGGGCCGCCATCGTTCAAGAAAGCCTGTGGAAGGAGGCCAGACTGGCCATTCCGTCGCCggatccaccaccaccacaaaattCATGTCTATGACTACCTCTGCTTCCGCATCGTTGGTGACTGGTAGAAGCACAACCAATGGCCTCGGCCTATCGCACCATCCCCAACTCAAGAACCTGCAGCAGCCTGGTGCAACTAATCCTAGTGCTTCTTCCCCCAACAG CAGGAATTTTCTGAACAAAGAGAATGCGGGGAACAGAATTCAAGGGGACCAATTTTCCATTCCAAAACAGCCGAACCCGTATGAAGAATCCACTCGAGCTGAATTTGGATGTGTTTACTCCGATTCCTTGCTCAACCCTTTACACAAAACCTCTGATTCCATGACAGAGTCCCAGCATTCTGTTCGCCAATTCATCGATGATTGGCCCAAGAATCCCACCGATCGATCATCCATATCATGGCCTACCCAACTCTCAATCTCAATACCAATGACAGCCTCAGACTTCACATCCTCCACTTCGTCTCCCATCAACGGAAAAATGGCTCATTCACCGCTGAGGCTGTCGCGAGACCTTGAAACCGATTCAACTCAGATGGGTTTGGGAGTGGGCAGTCAAAACCAAAGACAAGCAAATTGGATTCCTATTTCACGGGAAACTTCCATGGGTGGACCTTTGGGTGAAGTATTGCATAGGACTAATAGCGGTGTTGGGGACCAACAGAGCACGTCGGCTCTGAACCTTATGACCGATGGGTGGGACCATAGCCCCAGGTTAGGTTCGTCTCCTACTGGGGTTTTGCAGAAAATGGCGTTCGGTTCGGTTTCTAATAGCAGTGCTGGGAGTAGTCCCAGACCAGAGAACCATTTGAGCTCCAACTAA